A stretch of the Bradyrhizobium arachidis genome encodes the following:
- a CDS encoding metal-dependent phosphohydrolase, whose protein sequence is MMTLPRLAAESLEKLLGSFMRRRYDESFAKVLESATRTTMECIGNSDALYHNFEHTMLVTLAGLAILQGRHLHAHLSGDDYTHILIACLAHDIGYVRGLFKEDDEDGFLIDESGAKTSLPRGASDAGLMMYHVDRSKLYVMQRLAPIPGVDPERIARAIEGTRFPAREGQDYDEDASILRAADFIGQLGDPNYLRKANALYYEFEEVGMNRQLGYDSPADIVNRYPQFYWDSVAPHIQTEIGYLNKTEIGRQWIANLYSNVFRAERDISLSGPQR, encoded by the coding sequence ATGATGACGTTACCGAGACTGGCGGCCGAGTCCTTGGAGAAGTTGCTGGGCTCGTTCATGCGCCGCCGATACGACGAGTCCTTCGCAAAGGTTCTGGAGAGCGCGACGCGCACGACGATGGAGTGCATCGGCAACAGCGATGCGCTTTACCACAATTTCGAGCACACGATGCTGGTGACGCTCGCGGGCCTGGCGATTCTCCAAGGCCGCCATCTCCACGCGCACCTGTCAGGGGACGATTACACGCATATCCTGATCGCCTGTCTCGCCCACGACATCGGCTATGTGCGCGGTCTGTTCAAGGAGGATGATGAAGACGGTTTTCTGATCGATGAGTCCGGCGCCAAGACATCGTTGCCGCGCGGCGCCTCGGATGCCGGTCTGATGATGTACCACGTCGACCGCTCCAAGCTTTATGTGATGCAGCGGCTGGCGCCGATACCCGGTGTTGACCCCGAGCGTATTGCGCGGGCCATCGAAGGCACGCGGTTTCCGGCGCGCGAAGGCCAGGATTATGACGAGGATGCCTCGATCCTGCGCGCGGCGGATTTCATCGGCCAACTCGGCGATCCCAACTATCTGCGCAAGGCCAATGCGCTCTATTACGAGTTCGAGGAAGTCGGCATGAACCGCCAGCTCGGCTACGACTCGCCCGCCGACATCGTGAATCGCTATCCGCAATTCTATTGGGACAGCGTCGCGCCGCACATCCAGACCGAGATCGGCTATCTCAACAAGACCGAGATCGGCCGGCAGTGGATCGCCAACCTCTACAGCAACGTGTTCCGCGCCGAGCGCGACATCTCGCTGTCCGGGCCGCAGCGGTAA
- a CDS encoding alpha/beta fold hydrolase: MQAKSVTTAVLDIAYREYGPSDGWPCILGHGFPYDVHAYTETAPIIAQAGARVLVPWLRGYGPTRFRFPSTLRSGEQAALGADLLAFMDALGIERALVGGYDWGGRAACIVSALHPERVVGLVSGNSYNIQNIARSMEPASPPEEAALWYQYLFHNERGRRALERNRAGFARQLWTMWSPTWAFDEATFARSAGSFDNPDFVDVVIHSYRHRYALVEGDPAYAGLEQRLAAQPPIRVPTIAIDGDSDGVNPGTAHHISKFENFFERRVFPDAGHNLPQERPAEWAQAVLDLRKVAAG; encoded by the coding sequence ATGCAAGCGAAGTCCGTGACGACCGCCGTCCTCGACATCGCCTATCGCGAATACGGTCCGTCTGACGGCTGGCCCTGTATCCTCGGCCATGGTTTTCCCTACGACGTCCATGCCTACACTGAGACCGCGCCGATCATCGCACAGGCCGGCGCGCGGGTGCTGGTACCGTGGCTGCGCGGCTACGGGCCGACGCGGTTTCGTTTCCCCTCGACGCTGCGCTCCGGCGAGCAGGCGGCGCTCGGGGCCGACCTGCTGGCCTTCATGGATGCGCTCGGAATCGAGCGCGCGCTGGTCGGCGGCTACGACTGGGGCGGCCGCGCGGCCTGTATCGTCTCGGCGCTCCATCCGGAGCGCGTGGTCGGGCTCGTCTCCGGCAATTCCTACAACATCCAGAACATCGCACGCTCGATGGAGCCAGCCTCGCCGCCGGAAGAGGCCGCGCTCTGGTATCAATATCTCTTTCACAACGAACGCGGCCGCCGTGCGCTCGAGCGCAACCGGGCCGGCTTTGCCCGCCAGCTCTGGACGATGTGGTCGCCGACATGGGCATTTGACGAGGCGACCTTCGCGCGCAGTGCGGGTTCCTTCGACAATCCGGATTTCGTCGATGTCGTGATCCACTCCTACCGGCATCGCTACGCGCTGGTCGAGGGCGACCCCGCTTACGCTGGCCTCGAGCAGCGGCTCGCCGCGCAGCCCCCGATCCGCGTGCCGACGATTGCGATCGACGGCGATTCCGACGGCGTCAATCCAGGCACCGCCCATCACATCAGCAAGTTCGAGAACTTCTTCGAACGGCGCGTCTTCCCGGATGCCGGTCACAATTTGCCGCAGGAGCGGCCTGCCGAATGGGCGCAGGCCGTGCTCGATCTGCGGAAGGTCGCGGCGGGCTAG